In Pseudorca crassidens isolate mPseCra1 chromosome 13, mPseCra1.hap1, whole genome shotgun sequence, the following proteins share a genomic window:
- the LOC137204525 gene encoding small ribosomal subunit protein eS12, whose amino-acid sequence MAEEGIAAGGVMDVNTALQEVLKTALIHDGLARGIREAAKALDKRQAHLCVLASNCDEPMYVKLVEALCAEHQINLIKVDDNKKLGEWVGLCKIDREGKPRKVVGCSCVVVKDYGKESQAKDVIEEYFKCKK is encoded by the exons ATGGCCGAGGAAGG cattGCTGCTGGAGGTGTAATGGACGTTAATACTGCTCTGCAAGAGGTGCTGAAGACCGCCCTCATCCACGATGGCCTAGCACGTGGAATTCGCGAAGCTGCCAAAGCCTTAGACAA GCGCCAAGCCCATCTCTGTGTGCTTGCATCCAACTGTGATGAGCCTATGTATGTCAAGCTGGTGGAGGCCCTTTGTGCTGAGCACCAAATCAACCTGATTAAG GTTGATGACAACAAGAAACTAGGGGAATGGGTAGGCCTCTGTAAAATTGACAGAGAGGGGAAACCCCGTAAAGTGGTTGGCTGCAGCTGTGTGGTGGTTAAG GACTATGGCAAAGAGTCTCAGGCCAAGGATGTCATCGAGGAGTACTTCAAATGCAAGAAATGA